Proteins found in one Equus przewalskii isolate Varuska chromosome 20, EquPr2, whole genome shotgun sequence genomic segment:
- the OCEL1 gene encoding occludin/ELL domain-containing protein 1 isoform X1 translates to MPSRKPRQTRGAPGALQTLPPGPGPPRAEASAPCRLCQPQPGAHRARPKKIVFEDELPSPVLGTKKSIGTIPGRRIPRPQPVPDYELKYPAVNSERGRRRYAAVFQDQYPEFLELQQEVGAAQAKLRQLEALLNSLPPPRSQVSHRVDPCGGLRASHWLQKEAHVAARIWRELEKKQMDPSFLDKQARCRYLKGKLRHLKTQIRKFDEQGDSEGSVYF, encoded by the exons ATGCCCTCCCGGAAGCCCCGGCAGACCCGCGGCGCCCCGGGGGCCCTGCAGACCCTCCCGCCCGGCCCTGGGCCCCCG CGAGCGGAAGCCAGCGCTCCCTGCCGTCTGTGCCAGCCCCAGCCAGGGGCGCACAGGGCAAGGCCCAAGAAGATTGTATTTGAGGATGAGCTGCCCTCCCCCGTCCTTGGCACCAAGAAGTCTATTGGAACCATCCCTGGGAGACGTATACCTAGGCCCCAGCCAGTGCCCGACTATGAGCT TAAGTATCCAGCAGTGAATAGTGAGCGGGGCCGGCGCCGCTACGCAGCAGTGTTCCAGGACCAGTACCCAGAGTTCTTGGAGCTCCAGCAGGAGGTGGGCGCTGCACAGGCAAAGCTCCGGCAGCTGGAGGCCCTGCTCAACTCACTGCCCCCGCCCCGGAGCCAGGTCAGCCACCGGGTGGATCCCTGCGGCGGCCTCCGGGCCTCCCACTGGCTCCAG AAGGAGGCACACGTCGCTGCCCGCATCTGGAGGGAACTTGAGAAGAAGCAGATG GACCCCAGCTTCCTGGACAAGCAGGCTCGCTGCCGCTACCTGAAGGGCAAGCTGAGGCACCTCAAAACGCAGATCCGGAAGTTCGACGAGCAAGGAGACAGCGAGGGCTCTGTGTACTTCTGA
- the OCEL1 gene encoding occludin/ELL domain-containing protein 1 isoform X2: MPSRKPRQTRGAPGALQTLPPGPGPPRAEASAPCRLCQPQPGAHRARPKKIVFEDELPSPVLGTKKSIGTIPGRRIPRPQPVPDYELKYPAVNSERGRRRYAAVFQDQYPEFLELQQEVGAAQAKLRQLEALLNSLPPPRSQKEAHVAARIWRELEKKQMDPSFLDKQARCRYLKGKLRHLKTQIRKFDEQGDSEGSVYF, encoded by the exons ATGCCCTCCCGGAAGCCCCGGCAGACCCGCGGCGCCCCGGGGGCCCTGCAGACCCTCCCGCCCGGCCCTGGGCCCCCG CGAGCGGAAGCCAGCGCTCCCTGCCGTCTGTGCCAGCCCCAGCCAGGGGCGCACAGGGCAAGGCCCAAGAAGATTGTATTTGAGGATGAGCTGCCCTCCCCCGTCCTTGGCACCAAGAAGTCTATTGGAACCATCCCTGGGAGACGTATACCTAGGCCCCAGCCAGTGCCCGACTATGAGCT TAAGTATCCAGCAGTGAATAGTGAGCGGGGCCGGCGCCGCTACGCAGCAGTGTTCCAGGACCAGTACCCAGAGTTCTTGGAGCTCCAGCAGGAGGTGGGCGCTGCACAGGCAAAGCTCCGGCAGCTGGAGGCCCTGCTCAACTCACTGCCCCCGCCCCGGAGCCAG AAGGAGGCACACGTCGCTGCCCGCATCTGGAGGGAACTTGAGAAGAAGCAGATG GACCCCAGCTTCCTGGACAAGCAGGCTCGCTGCCGCTACCTGAAGGGCAAGCTGAGGCACCTCAAAACGCAGATCCGGAAGTTCGACGAGCAAGGAGACAGCGAGGGCTCTGTGTACTTCTGA